GGCAATCCCAGGCCGCTGCCACACTGGTAACGTATTCCAACATATCCGGTTGTGTTCCTACGGTTGTCTCACTTGGAACCCAATAACCCAACCACCCGAAGTTGATTCGTGTAAAATCCTGTCTCATCCGGGGAGCTTCTTCTGCTGGCCATTTTTTTGTTTCTTCCTTCAATACTTCCGGCCTGAAAACATCAAAAGCATTTCCTCCACTCAACATATGCCAGCTAAAATGTGTTTTAGCAGCCCCTTCTGCAAATAAAGGCTGGGGTTTTAACCGTTTAAATACCCTGTACTGCGCTAAAGCAACGTTGATACCGAATGGAGGATCCACCCCCTCTGAACCGTCAAAATAGAAAAATTGAAATCCGGCATCATAAATTGCCGCAATTTTTTCAGCAATTTCATCTTGTAAGCTGGTTTTCTGGTTTATATAAACACTGGTAGCGCCGAATTCACTGACATCCAGTATACCAATGGAGTATCCCTTGGGAAGGCTGTTCACCGTAGTGTTATCGATCGCCCTTTTGCATCCCGTAAATTTATAAGGTGGTACAGTAGTAAAATTCTCATATGAAATAAGTTCCGTTCCTACCTTCAAAACCCGGCATCCCTCCGCCATGACGGATCCTTCGGGGTTTTGTTCTACATACACAGTCGTATCGTCCCTTCCCAGGTTTTCCGACAGATTAAATGTTTTTACGAGATTTAGCCGGTAATCGGGAACGGGAGTTACGTACTGGCTCTTTCTGCCGATATGTGAATGAAGAAAATGAACACCCGGAATGATACCTTCCGCTTTAATCTTATCCAACATTTTCTGAAGATCTTCTTTTCCATTGGGATATAACGTCTTGTCAATTTCATAACTTCCAATGATACCGTATCCTCCTCCTCCTTCAAAACTGGGGTAATAGATATTCATCAACCTGAAACCACCCATCTTGGCGTATTTGATGTGTTGATCGACATTCGTTGGATTTATGTTTGCCGTCCAATAGTATGAAGCATTGATAAAATCATTTCTACGGCTTTCTACGCCTTTGGGCAGATTAAAGTCATTCTCTATCTGAGCAATATTATCCAGCAATTTATCGGATTCAGAAACAATTAATGCAGCCCCGGTGCCTTTAAATTTTATATCCTTAATGGCACTTGCCTTCAATATTTTATACCCGTTTCGTTTCTCAAAATCGATATAGGCGTATTCATCTGTGGCTAACACATTAATAGCAGCCTTATTATCCCAACTGACATTTAGCCATTCTCCAAAATTCTCCCGGTTACGGATGGGTAATTGTAAAATACATACTTCAGTAGCGGGAGGAGGAGTTATTTTAAGGTACGAGGGATAAACGCCGTCCGTAATAAAATCGTAAAGGCTGAAACCTATATAATCAGGTGTTTCCTTGACTTGAATAACCGCTTTGTACGGAATTAATTCAAATCCAACAATGAGTTTGTCTCCCTCCCGATAAATAGTATCGGCCTGGTATGTCGTTTTCTTATTGGGGTGACCCAATTTTATTTCATTGTGGTACGGCCTTTCCTGAGTCACTGAGATAATTGCCATATTTTCTCCCTGCATCAAACACTCCTCGCCGGTAGACTTCAGTTTCAAACTCTTAGCAGCGGCATTATTACCGATAACTAATTTAAATTGTTCATTTTCGATTACAACGTCATTTTCGAGGTTGCCACTTTCATTTTTTTGCACACATGACATTAAAATGATGTTAATCAATACAAATAATGGAATAATAATTTTTTTCATAACTGCATATGTTTGTTATTTGTTTATTCTTCGATAACCAGCAGAGAGTATCCTTTGCTTTTAGGTACGTTGATATGGACATAATCACCTTCAAGGGTATAAGACAGCCTCACCTTTTCGGGTGCCAGGTAGATGTTCTTGAAATTTCTATCATCGTGGCGAAGGGATAGGGTTATGTTGTCAAGTTCAATGGGTTCTTCGATCATTTGCGTATTTCCCCTCATCTCGGGCAGATAAGAAAGCAAATGCACCATTCTTCTTTTGGGTTGTTCCGTGACAAAAACCCGGGAGAATGACGGTAAATTTTTTGTCTTTACTAACGGTTTGGCAAGAAACCGGTCGAGCACGTTGGAAAAGACTGTTCTTAACTCCACGGATGCCTTATCGTAATACCCGGAGAATATACGGTGGCTGAAATGGGCCACCTGCCCGTTAATTGTAAGCGCCGGCTTCTCCGTCACCCTGTCTGGCGGATTATAATAGAAAGCATATTCCCCATCCCAATCCCGGTTATGATATGGTTTTACAAGACGTGCCTCCGTTCTTGTTTTACCGGACGCTTCCACTTCAATGCCGTTGGAGTATAAAGAGAGCGGCATGTCCGGCAACCCTTCATTACAATTTTCCCCTACGGTAAAATAAGCCGGATCAAACGGATTTTCTCCTAAAAATTTGATGCCCCATTCCTGTTCGAGCACAAAATGTCTCTTCTCCGGATCAAGGCCGGAGAACCCCGTTGAAATGACCGCCTTTCCTTCATTGACGTGTTTCTTCACGCGTCTTGCCGTTTCCTCGTCAAAGAGAATGTCGTCGGGAAAGATCAGCACCTTGTACTTGCTCCAGTCCGATGCCAGCGTCACCACATCGAACTGCTGCTTCAATTCGCTCAACATGCGCACCGCGCTTTTGAGTTGTCTGTCGCCCCGTATGTTTGCAATTTTCTTTGGATAGACGATGGCTATTTCAGTTATGTTCTTGGCGTTGTCGAACCAGAGTTCCATGGTCTGGAGTTCCCTGTATATTCTTTCCACCCTGTCAAGGACGGCATTCTCGAGATCCCCCCTGGGGTGAAAATGGCCTCCGATATTGGGACGCATCCCGTTGGCCAACCCGTAAAGCAACTCCGACTTGATGGCTTCCCCGGGACGTAATCCTCCAAAATCCCCCCAATCGTAAAACCGGCCCGTCATATTCAAAACCGGATAGTCGCCCAGCGTCCTTAAATAGTGGGCCATCACAGGCATAAACTCGTATCCGCTATCTGATGCCGGTAAAGACACCACATCGAAATAGGTATTTATTCCCAATAACTCTTCGTAACTCGGATAATTATTGGAAATAAGTAAATCGGGGTTTATTTTCATCGCTTCCTCCGCAATATCTTTTGCTAAACGTACTGCTGAAATTTCCGCAAAACGAGTGACCGCGCTTAAATCCGACCAATCCATATTTCTTTTCTTCATCTCTTGTACACAGACAGGACATACACAGGGATAATTGATTAAGCAATCAATCATCAGCCCCCCAACGGGATATTGGTAAAGTACCTCTTTTACCATTTCAATCAGATGATCCCTATATCCCGAGTTGTAACACATGGTACGGACATGCGGCGTAAAACGTGGCTCACGCAACGACCTGCCATCGAAATACAAGGTTGTCCACTCCCGATGCTGCAATCCTTCCTCACTACTAATACCCGCATTAAAGTATGCTCCCAATGCAATCCCTTTTCGTTGACAAGCTTCTGACAATTTGCCGAAAAGATCGTATTTTAAGGAAGGGTGTCTTGTCCCAATTCGGGTATTGTAATATGCAAGCCCTTGATTACAACGAGCATGAAACACGAGATAATCAACTCCACAAGCTTTGATCCTGTCAGTAAACACCTCTACATTGAAGTTTTCTCCCACATCGGGAATAGCCTTCATCGTATGATTATCATAGAATAAACAGTATTTAGGTTTATGTTTCATGCTATAAATCTAATGTGTTCAGTTATATAAGTTTTTCAATCGTCCCTTTTAACGTTACGGATAAATTCATGAACAAACATAATACAAATTAACATTGGTTTTTTAAATTATTTTATATAATTCACGCAGTAATTATTGTAAATAGCGCAAGATATATTATTTTATACGGCTAAAATCGCAAAAAAGGGAAAACTGTTTAAAACTACATCATGGCGTGTAGTCTGCCAGGTATGACGACGTTATCAGATCTACCCTTAACATTTCTGTAGCTAAATCTTCATTATATCTTAATGAAAAAGTAAGCGGATCGTAACATTCATTGCGTAGTTTTGCTGTACGAAATTTACAATTTCTACAAAATGAAAAGAACCGTTTCATCCGTTTTCTTTTTTTGGGTTATCACTTCGTTTTTTTCCGTTGAGGCACAACATGCCCGAATTGGTGTGATATCCGATCTGCATTACACGTATCCGGCACTGATTGTTGAGAAAGGCAAAGCGCTGGAAGATTATTTACGGCGCGACAGAAAACTTCTTCTCGAAAGCGACGCCTTGTTGCGGAAATCGGTTGAGAATCTGTTGTGCGAGGATGTAAACGTAGTCCTTATTCCCGGCGACCTGACCAAAGACGGAGAATTGGTTAGTCACCGTGGAGTGGTGGAACTCTTGTCTCCGCTCAGGGAAAAAGGAGTGAAGGTATTGGTGGTTCCCGGAAATCACGATATCGACAACCCCGACGCCGTAATCTTTCACGGAGGCGAAACCCGTAAGGTTAGATCGGTTACACCTGCTGAATTTAAAGATATTTACTCGGATTACGGCTATGACAGCGCTCTCAGTCTGGATGAACATTCGTTGAGTTACGTAAATGAACCTGTCGAGGGGTTAAGGATAATTTGTATCGATGCCTGTAAATATCGCGACAACACTTTTATCTCCCGGGGTGCGAAAAAAGATTCGTGTGTCACTCACGGTACCGTAAAACCGGAAACCATGAACTGGATAAAAAATGAAGTCCGGCTTGCTAAGTTATTGGGAAAACAAGTGATTGCCATGATGCATCACGGAGTAGTGGAACATTTCGACCATCAGTCTTTTTTTGCTAGCCCTTACCTCGTCGATAATTTCGAATGGGTTCAGCAATCATTCATGGAAGCCGGCCTGAATGTTGTGTTTACCGGACACTTTCATGCATCGGATATTGCCCGAATCGAAGATGAAAAAAGCAATTATCTTTACGATATTGAGACAGGCTCCGTTGTGACTTATCCGTGTCCTTACCGGGTGATTGATCTTTCGAATAACCATCTGGACATACAAACAAAATTAACGGATAGTATAGATTTTCCTATTCCTTCGGGTATGAATTTCCAGGCTTATGCGAAAAAGATGGTTGATGTAGGCTTTAATGAGATGATATCGGCTCTTATCAGTGAATATCATTCATCCTTGCCTGTATATTTACCCCGATGGCTTAAGGGGATAATCCGCATTCCCGATGCGGAGAAGTTTACGGATATGGTATTGTCCAACTTGTCTCCCTCGGCTGTGGAAATGCTTGTTGCGCATTACGGAGGAAACGAAAACAATATAGAGAATGCGCACCGGCATAAAGAGGAGTTGTTATTAGCCATTGACAGTTTTGTGCGTGACTTGTGTAAAGCATCTGCTGGAATCTTGTCGGGGATTATAGAGAAACTTGTTGTACGCAGCAAGACGATTAAAAAGACCAAACAGGCCGTCTCAAGCATTTGGGAAAACACTTTTCTTACGGGAAAGGGAGTCGTAAAGGGAAGGCTGATGGATAACTCTATAAACGACTTGAATTATTTTCTAACACTCAATACTAATGAAAATATAAACAACGGAAACTTTTACGCTAATGAAAATGTCAACGATGAGGTAGAAGTGAAGTTGTTTTCCGAATAATATTTTTCATTCTCTCTATTTTAAGCGGCTCTACTCACCGCTCTACGCAGCCGGCAAGTGATTGTAGGCTGTTTTTTATGAGCAGAGTTAACTAAAAGGCACGCCAATCACTTGGAATGCCTTTTCAAAATAATAAATAAAAAGTAGAGAGTTTTTTTATTTCTGCATTTTCACCGTAATATCTTTAAAACTGCAGTTGGTAAACATATATAAGCGCTGATTGGTAGTTTTTTTGTTTAATCCTCCCAATGCTTCTATATAGGGCCCTGTTTTTACAAAATCAAAACAGCCGGTGGCCATAGGATGCAGGTTACTGTTTCCCGAATACCATGCTGTTTTGAGCCATTTTCCCCAATTTATCCGGATATGGTTTGCCAGCCGGCATACCTCTTCGGCATGAGCATCGCCCCCCATAAAACAAATGCAGGTGATTGAATGCTCATAGAGCTGCAGCAGTCTCGAAAGGGCTCCTTCGTTCAGTTCTTCCCCTATGTCTTGCTGCAGGTGGGGACTGTGGCACCCTTTGCAGCGGTGCGGGCAACCCGACAGGTTGACGGCTAACGTCACCTCGTCGGGAATCTCTTGAAAAACAATATCATAGTCTGTGTATTTAAGCATAAAAATTATCTTATGGTTGAAATGTCCGCTTTTCTGTAATACCTTTCTGGCATCTCATTCTCAAACATAGCTTTGGTATGCTTGCGACTAATGTATAACCTTAATAAATAATAGGTTCCTCTTTAGGCTTCTCTGTTGCGTCCGGCTTTCCGTAATGTCTTCTTTCCGCTTCCGCTTGCCGGGCAGCCGAGAAATTGCTCACCCTCTTCATGTAGCCGATAATGCGTGTGAGGTAGTCCACATTCAGGGATCTGCATCCGGGGCATTCCTTCAGAAAGCGCTTGTCGATGACGCCACAATCGTTGCATACGGTATTTGGAATGTTGAAGGTGAAATAGTTGCAGCCTTCGTGGGCTGCTATACGTAATAACTGCCGGTATTGTGCTTTTGTGAGGTGTTCTTCCAGGTTCAGGTGAAGCGCTGATCCGCCTGTCAGGTGTTCAATATAATCCCGTCCGTGCAGGCGGAATTTATCGATCACGTTAAGCGACGGGTCTTCCACCCGGTAAAAATAGCTATTGTAGCAGTCACGTGGCACAAAATAACCGTCCTCCCTGTCCCATTTGGCATGTTTGACGCCCACGTTTTCCGCGGGAATCATCTCACAATTGAACATCAATTTTCTCGACCGGTATTTTTTGTTGTACTGTTCAATGATCTCGAGCACCTCCTGTACGAAGGCCTTATATTTAGGATTGTGGTTGATGGTTATTCCTAGCGATTCAGCCGCTTCCACTAACCCGTTTACACCGATAGTAAGGTATTGGCGGCTGAGATTGATATATCCCGCGTCGAACAGTGGCAGCATCCCTTTTTGTTGAAACATTTTCAGATTCTCGTTGTAGGCGATCTGTACCTTGTGCGCCAGATCCACCACCTCTTCAAGGAAAATGCTGTAGGGTTGTCCCGTACGTTTTGCGAACTGAACGCAGCGGTTCAGGTTGATGGTGAGCACGCTTTTCGATCCGGTGGACACTCCGCCGGCCCCCAATGTATAACTGAACCCGTTGTCCTGAATCTTGTTGCGCAGGCGACAGCAGCTCGATAATGAGTCGGCATTGTCGCTCATATAGGTAAAGAAAGAGTGTCCTTCGGCATACATTTCGGCGGTAAAATCGGCATATTCTGTATCGATCACATCCTCTTCCCGCGAGAGCAATGCCATCGTTTCCACCGGAAAGGTAAGCACGGTTTTGGTGCGTTCCTTGTTAAACCATTTCATAAATCGTTTCTGTAACCAGTTGAGCGATTCCCATACGGGGCGTGATCCGTCGGGAAAAAGGAATTCCCCGAACAGGCTTTCGAAGTAGTGTCTGTCATAGTAGGAAATATTCCAGAAAACCGCCTGGAAATTACGTGCTCCCGTAGGCTGGTTGATGGAATAAACGATCTGTTCGAAGCAGTCGGTAATCATTTTGTCTATTGTTCGTTGCCTCCTTGACAGGTCCACCACGTCCCCGGAACGCCCGAAATAGTCGTCGCCGTACTCTTTTCGGATAAAATAGTCCAGGTACATCAGGAACTCGGGCGTGGCGCAGGCGCCGCTGAGCATGCTCGACACGATGAACACCATATTGATGAACCCACCGCAGAACGATTTCAGGTTGGTCGGGGGCATGGAGTTGCCGCCGATGGGAAGGGTGCCGTTCAGCAACCACGGGTACATCGTGATGCTGGCACAGTAGTTGGCCAGGCTGGTCTCATCGTTTTTATAGATAAAATGCTCGTTCAGCATACCGATGTATTTGTCGGCCAGTTCTTTCCCATACATCTCCTTTATCCGGTCGGTGATCATCTTTCGGTTCAGGTCGATGAAGTTCTTTTTGGGTAATTCCCCGATGAGGGTGGCAATGTTTTTCTTCTCTACGTTGGCATTGGCATCGAACTTGCTTCCCGTTGCTGCGTTCTGTGCGTTGCAATAGTTCATCAGGAAGTTCATCTTGCTCTGGATTTCACGTGTTTCGGTATGTTTCTGCCGGTAGAGCATGTATGCTTTTGCAACGGCGAAGTATTTTTCCCTCATCAGCGCCGTTTCTACCTGGTTCTGAATTTCTTCCACAGTCATGCCGTCAGAAATGTGGAGGTGGGAGAGGAGCGTGATAAAGTCCTCTTCGGTGGCGAAAGATCCTACTGCCAGAAATGCTTTTGCAACGGCATTTCTGATTTTCTCGATGGAGAAGGGAACCTTTTTCCCGTCTCGTTTTACAATAAAAATTTCTTTGTTGCCCATATTTAGACATTTAGATAATTGGATAAATAGCCCTTGAAACCTGCAAACCTGCCAGTTTTTAAAATAACAAATAGGGATATCAAATTTTTAACCGTCTTTTTACCCGAAAGACATCAAAAAGAGTATATAAGTGCATCTGGCAGGTCTTCTGACTTACTCTTGTGTCTGAACGCCTTCCCGTTCCGGTTCATCGGAACAGTGGCAGTGGAGGTGTTTGTTCAGCACGCAAAAAAAGAGCTTACAGCAGCGGGAACTGTTGCCGATTTTCACGGCATTCCCTTTTATTTTATTCATAAAGACAACTATGAATAAAAACCAAATGTTACCACAAAGGTAAATTTACTTTTTTAGAAAACCAATAAAGTTTTCCGGAAAAGTTATCAACATAGGTGCTTTTATTTTTTATATTTCTGATTATTAAATTTATATATTTTAATTTCGATAGTTCCTTGATTAAATTCAAGTGACAATATTTTCTTTTTTTTCTACTGATTAATTGCTATACTTTGCATAATTATTTAAAAAAGCATGATAAAAGCGGTCGCCATCCGGTCGCACAACCCCGAACAGCTTCTTTTTCTCAAAAATTCATAAAACAAACTCCAATTTCACAAAAATGACCGATAGATTTTATACCTTTGTATTCTTTAAAAAAATAATCATTGATGTCAAAGAAAATAAATTCGGCACTCATTTCGGTATACCACAAAGACGGCCTGGAGGAGATATTGAAATTGCTGAACAGTTTAAACGTAAAGCTTATATCAACGGGGGGAACCCGTGATTTTATCCAGTCGTTGGGTTATGAGTGTGAATCGGTGGAAGAGGTTACCGGCTATCCATCTATTCTAGGCGGACGGGTAAAGACACTGCATCCTAAAGTTTTCGGGGGAATTCTGTACCGCCGTGACGAGGAGCAGGACCGGAAAATCATCAAATCCTATGATATTCCCTCTATAGACCTGGTCATCGTTGATTTATATCCGTTTGAAGAAACCGTAGCTACACAAGCTCCCGAAGATGAAATTATCGAGAAAATAGATATTGGCGGAATCTCGCTTATTCGCGGGGCTGCCAAAAACTTTAAAGATGTGATTGTTGTGGCTTCCATGAAGCAATATAAACCGTTGCTCGATCTGTTAAAAAAGAAAAGCGGAAATACCGACATTGAGGATCGGCGCTGGTTTGCCAAGGAAGCCTTTGCCGTTTCATCGGGATACGATTCGGCTATTTTTAATTATTTCGACAAGGGCGAAAGCCCCGTTTTGCGGATTTCTGCCGACAGTGGCAAAACGTTGAGATACGGGGAAAATCCGCATCAAAAGGGCGTTTTTTACGGTAACTTTAATGAAATATTTGAGCAGTTGCACGGCAAAGAGATTTCGTACAACAACCTGCTCGACATAGACGCCGCCGTTTCGTTGATTGCCGATTTTGATGAAACAGCCTTGGCTATTCTGAAGCACAATAATGCTTGTGGCATGGCCTGTCGGAGTACGGTAAAAGAAGCCTGGGATGCAGCTCTAGCGGCTGATCCTATCTCTGCTTTTGGCGGAATTGTGGTTACTAACCGTCAGGTGGATGCAGAGGCCGCTAAAGCTATAAATGAAATTTTCTTCGAAGTAATTATTGCTCCCGATTATTCGCAGGATGCGCTCAATATCCTGTTCCAGAAGAAGAACCGGATCATCCTCAAGCAAAAAATAACCGGAAAGGAGGCGAACAATACACAGGTCCGTTCTGCATTAAACGGATTCCTGTTGCAGGATAAAGATACGAGTATTCAGACAAGAAGCGATTTAACGGTGGTAACCGCAAAAGTTCCAACGGAAAAAGAAACGGAAGATCTGCTGTTTGCAAATATCCTGGTGAAACATACGAAGTCGAACGCTATAGTGCTGGCGAAAAACAAGCAATTGATTGCTAGCGGGACCGGACAAACATCGCGAGTGGATGCGTTGAATCAGGCGATAGAGAAAGCAGGAACGTTTAAATTTGATCTTAACGGGGCCGTAATGGCATCGGACGCTTTCTTTCCTTTCCCCGATTGCGTTGAAATAGCGCACAAAGCCGGAATAACGGCTATAGTTCAGCCGGGAGGCTCCATCAAGGATGCAGAATCGGTTGCTTACTGTAACGAAAACGGCCTGGCCATGGTTACAACCGGGATCAGGCATTTTAAACATTGATTGAGAAGCCAGGGGTGGGTTCTCGCAGTGTGAACACACCCTGCAACTCGTAACAAACATAACAATATGGGATTATTTTCATTCACACAAGAGTTGGCAATGGACCTGGGAACCGCCAACTCCATTATTGTAAACAATGCCGGAAAAATTCTGCTGGACGAGCCGTCCATAGTGGCATTGGACCGCAAGACCGACAGGATGATCGCGCTGGGCGAGAAGGCCCGCCAAATGCACGGAAAAACACACGAAAACATACATACGGTCAGGCCCCTGAGGGATGGTGTAATCGCTGATTTTAACGCCGCAGAACAGATGATTCGCGGTATGATTAAAATGGCTACAAAAAACAAAGGCGGATTATTTTCGCCGTCACTTCGGGTAGTAATCTGTATTCCGTCAGGAAGCACCGAAGTGGAAATCCGTGCGGTTCGTGACTCAGCTGAACATGCCGGAGGACGCGATGTTTACATGCTCTTCGAGCCTATGGCAGCTGCTCTGGGTATCGGCCTGGATGTGGAGATTCCCGAAGGGAACATGATTGTGGACATAGGTGGGGGAACAACAGAGATTGCTGTGATCTCACTGGGCGGGATAGTATCGAACAAATCGATAAAGATTGCCGGTGACGACCTCACCGAAGACATTATGGATTATATGGGGCGTCAGCACAACATGAAAGTGGGAGAGAGAACCGCCGAACAGATCAAGATTAATGTAGGCTCCGTCTTGACCGAGCTTCAGGATCCTCCAGAAGATTTTGTCGTTCACGGTCCTAATCGCATGACGTCTTTGCCGATGGATGTGCCCGTATCCTATCAGGAGATAGCACACTGCCTTGAAAAGTCGATATCTAAAGTGGATTCAGCGGTGCTTAGTGCACTGGAACAAACTCCCCCGGAGTTATATGCCGATATTGTACGTAATGGAATTTACCTGACAGGAGGCGGTGCTTTGCTTCGTGGTTTGGATAAACGGCTGACCGATAAAATCGGTATTCCGTTCAAAGTAGTAGATGATCCGTTACACGTGGTAGCCAAAGGAACAGGTATTGCTTTAAGAAACATTGACAAGTTTACATTCCTGATGAGATAGGATGAAAAACCTTCTCTCGTTTATTATCAGAAACAGTTCGTGGCTGATCGCAATCGGTTTGATTGTCATCAGCTTCTATCTGGTATTTTCTTTTAATTCTTATCAGAGAAGTGTATACCTAACATCTGCAAACAAGGCTACTGGCTGGTTTTACGAGATTTCTGACAAAGCAACGGCTTTTATCTATTTAAACAAGAGCAACAAGCTTTTACTGGAACGGAATGCACGGCTCGAAGAAGAACTATACTCGTTAAAGTCCTACTTGTCGGACACGCAAAGGGACACGTTAACAACGAATGCTTTTCTGAGTGATTCCATTCCAGCTTCAAGGTTTTCATTTGTTCCCGCTGAAGTGATCAATGTCAGTTTCTCGGGCCCAAACAATTTCATCACGGTAAACAAAGGTTCCATACACGGTGTCAAACCTGATATGGGTGTAGTTTCACAAAATGGAGTGGTGGGAGTAGTATTGAAGACCTCTCCATCATTTTCAGTGGTTATTCCCATTATAAATCCGAAATTCAGGTTGAGTGCCAAACTGAAAAATTCCAACAATACGGGATCAATTTCGTGGGACGGCAAGGATTTGATTACAGCGCAGATAGGAGAACTTCCCAAACACGAAGTTTTTCAACCGGGAGACACGGTAGTAACCAGTTTTTCACGCATTTTCCCAAAAGATATTGTTATCGGATACGTTACCGGGCAGATTTTATCTAAAGATGACAATTTCAATACGTTAAATTTGCGAATAGCTACTGATTTTTATTCTGTGAGGGATATTCTTATTATAAATGATGCGCATTTTGAAGAACAGAATGAATTAGAAAATTCAATTCCATAATGAAAGCGGTTTCCATATTCAAAGAGATTTTGCTGTTCGTAATATTGGTATTGTTACAAGTATTGCTGCTTAATCGTATTGCTGTTTTTGGATTGGCTGTGCCTATTCTGTATATCTATTTTCTCATAAAACTGCCTTACGGAAGAAACCGGTTCTATGTAATTGTTTCGGGTTTCCTGTTGGGAATTGTTATCGATATTTTTTTGAATACACCCGGTATGAATGCTGCTGCCACAACCATTACTGCTACACTGAGAAGCATGGTGTTAAACCTGTTTTATCCCAAAAATGAGTACGAAGACCTGGTTCCCGGTATTCATACGTCAACAGCGGCTTTTGTGAAATTTACAGTAATGATGGTATTGTTGCATCAGACGTTGCTCTTTTTTATCGAAGCCTTCACACTCTTTAATTTAACCAGCACCCTTATCCGGATTGGGTCTTCTTCGATACTGACTATTGTCCTGATTCTGGCACTGGATTCCCTATCAATCAGGAGAGAGAAAAGTGGTTAACAATAACAAGTCATACGAGAAAAGGAAGTATATCATTGCGTCTGTTGTCGTGGTAACGCTATTGGTGTATATTGCACAACTATTTAATTTGCAGATTCTT
This portion of the Petrimonas sulfuriphila genome encodes:
- a CDS encoding beta-galactosidase trimerization domain-containing protein; this encodes MKHKPKYCLFYDNHTMKAIPDVGENFNVEVFTDRIKACGVDYLVFHARCNQGLAYYNTRIGTRHPSLKYDLFGKLSEACQRKGIALGAYFNAGISSEEGLQHREWTTLYFDGRSLREPRFTPHVRTMCYNSGYRDHLIEMVKEVLYQYPVGGLMIDCLINYPCVCPVCVQEMKKRNMDWSDLSAVTRFAEISAVRLAKDIAEEAMKINPDLLISNNYPSYEELLGINTYFDVVSLPASDSGYEFMPVMAHYLRTLGDYPVLNMTGRFYDWGDFGGLRPGEAIKSELLYGLANGMRPNIGGHFHPRGDLENAVLDRVERIYRELQTMELWFDNAKNITEIAIVYPKKIANIRGDRQLKSAVRMLSELKQQFDVVTLASDWSKYKVLIFPDDILFDEETARRVKKHVNEGKAVISTGFSGLDPEKRHFVLEQEWGIKFLGENPFDPAYFTVGENCNEGLPDMPLSLYSNGIEVEASGKTRTEARLVKPYHNRDWDGEYAFYYNPPDRVTEKPALTINGQVAHFSHRIFSGYYDKASVELRTVFSNVLDRFLAKPLVKTKNLPSFSRVFVTEQPKRRMVHLLSYLPEMRGNTQMIEEPIELDNITLSLRHDDRNFKNIYLAPEKVRLSYTLEGDYVHINVPKSKGYSLLVIEE
- a CDS encoding metallophosphoesterase, with the translated sequence MKRTVSSVFFFWVITSFFSVEAQHARIGVISDLHYTYPALIVEKGKALEDYLRRDRKLLLESDALLRKSVENLLCEDVNVVLIPGDLTKDGELVSHRGVVELLSPLREKGVKVLVVPGNHDIDNPDAVIFHGGETRKVRSVTPAEFKDIYSDYGYDSALSLDEHSLSYVNEPVEGLRIICIDACKYRDNTFISRGAKKDSCVTHGTVKPETMNWIKNEVRLAKLLGKQVIAMMHHGVVEHFDHQSFFASPYLVDNFEWVQQSFMEAGLNVVFTGHFHASDIARIEDEKSNYLYDIETGSVVTYPCPYRVIDLSNNHLDIQTKLTDSIDFPIPSGMNFQAYAKKMVDVGFNEMISALISEYHSSLPVYLPRWLKGIIRIPDAEKFTDMVLSNLSPSAVEMLVAHYGGNENNIENAHRHKEELLLAIDSFVRDLCKASAGILSGIIEKLVVRSKTIKKTKQAVSSIWENTFLTGKGVVKGRLMDNSINDLNYFLTLNTNENINNGNFYANENVNDEVEVKLFSE
- a CDS encoding 4Fe-4S cluster-binding domain-containing protein, giving the protein MLKYTDYDIVFQEIPDEVTLAVNLSGCPHRCKGCHSPHLQQDIGEELNEGALSRLLQLYEHSITCICFMGGDAHAEEVCRLANHIRINWGKWLKTAWYSGNSNLHPMATGCFDFVKTGPYIEALGGLNKKTTNQRLYMFTNCSFKDITVKMQK
- the nrdD gene encoding anaerobic ribonucleoside-triphosphate reductase: MGNKEIFIVKRDGKKVPFSIEKIRNAVAKAFLAVGSFATEEDFITLLSHLHISDGMTVEEIQNQVETALMREKYFAVAKAYMLYRQKHTETREIQSKMNFLMNYCNAQNAATGSKFDANANVEKKNIATLIGELPKKNFIDLNRKMITDRIKEMYGKELADKYIGMLNEHFIYKNDETSLANYCASITMYPWLLNGTLPIGGNSMPPTNLKSFCGGFINMVFIVSSMLSGACATPEFLMYLDYFIRKEYGDDYFGRSGDVVDLSRRQRTIDKMITDCFEQIVYSINQPTGARNFQAVFWNISYYDRHYFESLFGEFLFPDGSRPVWESLNWLQKRFMKWFNKERTKTVLTFPVETMALLSREEDVIDTEYADFTAEMYAEGHSFFTYMSDNADSLSSCCRLRNKIQDNGFSYTLGAGGVSTGSKSVLTINLNRCVQFAKRTGQPYSIFLEEVVDLAHKVQIAYNENLKMFQQKGMLPLFDAGYINLSRQYLTIGVNGLVEAAESLGITINHNPKYKAFVQEVLEIIEQYNKKYRSRKLMFNCEMIPAENVGVKHAKWDREDGYFVPRDCYNSYFYRVEDPSLNVIDKFRLHGRDYIEHLTGGSALHLNLEEHLTKAQYRQLLRIAAHEGCNYFTFNIPNTVCNDCGVIDKRFLKECPGCRSLNVDYLTRIIGYMKRVSNFSAARQAEAERRHYGKPDATEKPKEEPIIY